The sequence TGTTCATTTTGGTTTTCAGCCAGCGCTCCAGCACGCTCCGCTTAAAACGCCACTGATTGCCGATCTTAAAGGCGGGGATTTTTTTCTGAGTGACCAGTCGGTAAATGGTGTACTGATCCACCCTGAGATACTGGGCGACCTCTTTCGTGGTCATGAACTTTTCCTGGCTCATCGAAGCGCCGCCCTCCCCTTCGGGCATGCTAAAATCGACCCCCGTAGAAAATAGCAGCCTTCCTACAATGAACGGAGATAGCTGTCAAGGACGAAAAAAACCGCGTGTGATTTGATTTCAGGTCGACCAAAAAATACCCAATGCTAGGTGCAAGTTTTTCGTGATGCGAGTTCGTGGCGCTCCAACGCCTGTTTCCCGAGCTTTGGCGCTTGTCCCCCCTTCTAAATAGCCCGGCCACGGATTTTTCCGAGCCCGAGTACGTTCAAATGCCGGCCAGGAACCGGCCGGAATTGAGAACGTCTTGGGGGTCAAATTGCCGTTTAATATCGCGCATTAAGCCCAGGCTTGCCGGCGCCGGCCCCCAGACATCGATACCCTGCTTCAGATCGGCGGGGGCGGCGGCGATCACCGCGTGGCCTTTTCGGCTCCCCGCCAGCGCGGCGAGCTTGGCAAACCATTTCATGCCGCCTGCATCGCCTTTCATCGACGCATAGATGGTTCCGGTCGCCGCATGAGCGACGTAGCAACCTTCCTTTTCGGCATCGCCCGAAAGACCGGCCAATATCTCCGGCACCGACCCGGTGGGAACCGTCAGCCGATAAAGAACGCCGGTGTCATCGGCGCCAAAATCTCGAATCTCTTCCCACAGGAGCTGATGCGATTCGGCGCGTAGGGCTTGCCCCATGACCCCGGCGCGGCCCGCTAGGGCTTCCAGATCATGGAGGTGCCGGGCGACGGCTTCCTCGAACCCTTCGACCCATACAGCGACAGCCGGCGTTTGAAAATCGAGACCAGGAGTATCGACGCCGCCGGGGCTCAGGATCGTTACCGCCGCCGGAAGCAGCGGCGAGCGAGAAAGTTTTGCGGCAAATTGCGCGCAGCGATCCAGCGGTCCGGACGCGACGAACGAGGCTGCGGTCTCGGGGAGCGGCGCCATTCGGAAGGTCGCTTCCGTGATAATGCCGAGCGTCCCCAGCGAGCCGATAAAAAGTTTGCCGAGGTCGTAGCCGGCGACGTTTTTCACGACCTTGCCGCCGGTCTTGATCCGCTCGCCGGTCGCCAGGACCATCTTCATGCCGACGACGAGATCGCGCACGCCGCCGTACATCATCCGGCGCGGCCCGTTGACGTTCGCCGCGACGATCCCGCCGACGGTCGCGCGCGCCGGGCGGGGCGGATCGAGAGGTAAAAACTGCCGCCGCTGTCCCAGAATCTCCTGGAACGACGCGAGCCTCATTCCGGCTTGAAAGGTCGCGGTCAAATTCGCGTCGTCGTGCTCGATCAGCTTGTCGAGTCTCTCCAGCCTGATCACGACATCCACCCGGCGCGGAATATTTCCCAGTCTCATCGATGTCCCTCCGCCCCATGGGACGACGGCGGCGCCGGCCTCGGCTGAGATGCGAAGGATCGAGCTCAATTGCTCAGGCTCCGAAGGAAAACAAACGAGGGCGGGAGTTTTGCCGTCCACGCCGTGAGCCGCCAGGGACGCTGGAGCGTCTTCCACGGCGCCGGCGGTGAGCTCGCCGGTCAATTTGGCGCGTAACGCGTCGGCCGAAATCTTCATCGCGAGGAAGAGTTTTTATCCGTCGCGTAAGCGCGCTCGAGTAGATCCATCAGGTGGAACACTTGGACGGGCGGACCGTAGCGCTTGGTCCCATAGCGTAATTGGAGCATGCAGCCGGGGTTCGGCGCGACGACCGCCGCGGCGCCGGTCTCTGCGATCGATGCCATTTTCTCTCTGAGCAACTCCTGGGACATCTCGGGCTGCGTGAGGTTATAAATGCCCGCGCTGCCGCAGCAGCGATCCGAGCCGTTCATCTCAATGACTCTCAGACCGGGAATCGACTTTAGCAGCGCGCGCGGTTGGGCTGTTACCTTTTGACCGTGCGCGAGGTGGCAAGGGTCTTGATAAGCAACGGTCAACTCAACCCGGCCGCGAGGCGCTATCGCCCCGAGCGCGACGAGAAATTCGCCGGCGTCTTTCACGAGCCGGCTGAACTCCTCGGCTTTTTCCGCATAATCCGGATCGTCGCCGAGCAGGTGGCCGTACTCTTTCATCGCCGCGCCGCAGCCGGCGGCGTTGACGACGACGGCGTCCAGTTTCGCGTCGAGAAACGCGTCGATATTCTGCCGCGCCATCTTCTTCGCCGTCGTGGTCTCGCCGTTGTGGACGTTGAGCGCGCCGCAGCAGATCTGACTTTTCGGCAACACAACTTCGCAGCCGTTCCGCCTGAGCACGTTGAGAGTCGCTTCGTTGATATCGGCAAAGAGGACGCTCATCACACAACCGCTCAGCATGCCGACGCGCGCCCGCATCTCGCCGATCGCCGGGAACAGTTCGGCGCGCGGCGTGAAGAACTTACCCGGCACCACCGGCAGCATTGCGTTCATCTCCCGCAACCTTGCCGGCAGAAACTTTTGCACCACGCGATCCAGACGGCTTTGCTGGTAAAGCCTGAGAAGCCGGGCGAGCAGCCTAAGCCGAGCCGGAGAGGGGAGCAGCGATTTGAAGGCGAAGTTTGCCGCGGCGCGTGCCAACGTCGAGCCGGAAGGACCGAGCTCGGCGCGCGCGGCTTCCGCGATGCGGCCGTATTTCACTCCGGAAGGACAGGCCGTCTCGCAGGCCCGGCACATGAGACAGAGATTCAGATGATCGGCGAATCTTTCGTTCAGCTCGATGCGGCCTTCGGCGGCGGCGCGGACCAAGTGAATTCGGCCGCGCGGAGATTCCGACTCGATGTGCAGCGCTCGGTAAGTCGGACACGCGTTGAGACAAAGCCCGCAATGAACGCACTGGTACAACTCGGGGATGTCGAGCGTTACGTTCGGCGTTGAAATGAGACTGTCAGCCGTCGGTGTCACGCAGTCTCATCTTTCTCTTTTTTCCGGTCCGACTCATGCCTCTCGCCGGAAGCCTGCCCTGAGCAAAGCCTGCCCTGAGTCTCATCGAAGGGTCGAAGGGCCTCGTGCCTTTTTAGATCCATAGTCCCGCCGGAATCTTTCCGGGCTTGATGCCGACCTCGCCGCAACTCGCCGGCGACGGGAACAGTTTCGCCGGATTGAAGCGGCCGTCCGGATCGAACGCCTGCCTGACGCGGGTCATCGCCGCCAGATCTTCCGCGTTGAACAGCAGTCCGATGTACGCCTTCTTCTCCAGGCCGATGCCGTGCTCGCCGGTGATGCTGCCGCCGACTTCGATGCAGGCTTTGAGAATCTCAGCGCCCGCCTCGATGACCCGATCCAACTCGCCGGGCTTGCGCAGATCGAAAAGAATATTGGGATGCAAATTCCCGTCGCCGGCGTGGAAGACGTTGGCGATCAAGAGCTCGTAGCGCGCCGCAATGTCCGCTATCCGCGCCATGATCTCCGGCAGCCGCCCCCGCGGCACGACGCCGTCCTGGACGTAATAGTTGGGCGCGAGCAGACCCAGAGCGCCGAACGCGCCTTTGCGCCCCTTCCATAGAAGCTGGCGATCGGCTTCGTCTTTGGCGAGCCGGACATCGCGCGCGCCGTTCTGCTTGCAGATCGATTTGACGAGCGCCATGGCGCGCTCGGCGTGCTCGTCGACGCCCTCAATCTCGACCAGCAGGACCGCCGCGGCGTCCGTCGGATAGCCGCAAGGCGCGCCTTTTTCCACCGCGTTGATCGTGAGCCGATCCATCATTTCGAGCGCAGCGGGAATGATTCCCGCGGCGGTGATATCGACGACGGTCCGCGTCGCGCGCGCCGGTTGGTCGAAAATCGCCAGCAGCGTGCGCACCGCTTCGCGCGTGCGCATGAGACGCACCGCCGCCTTGGTGACGATACCCATGGTCCCTTCGGAGCCGACAAAAACACCGCAGAGATCGTAGCCCGGTGTGTCGGGCACCCTGCCGCCGAGCCAAACGACCTCGCCGTCGTCAAGGACGACCTCGACGCCGAGCACGTGATTCGTGGTGACGCCGTAGGCGAGCGTGTGCGGGCCGCCGGAGTTGTTCGCTATGTTGCCGCCGACCGAGCAGGCCGCCTGGCTGCTCGGATCGGGCGCGTAGAAAAAGCCCTCCTTAGAAATCGCTTTGGTGATGTCCAAATTGATCACGCCGGGCTCGACGATCGCAAGAAGATTTTCAAGGTCGATCTCGAGAATCCGATTGAGACGGGCGAGAGAGAGAACGACCCCTCCCTCGGCGGGCACCGCGCCGCCCGCGAGCCCGGTGCCGGAGCCGCGCGGGACTATCGGAACGCCGGCTTTTCGCGCGGCGCGAACGACCTCGGAAACCTGCTCGACGTTTGCCGGCAGCACGACGATCTCCGGCATGACCTGGAAGATCGAACCGTCCTGCTCGTAGACAACGACATCTTCCTTTTCGATGAGCATGTAACGATCGCCCACGATTCCACGCAACTCCTGGATGAGAGCGTCGCGGCTCATTTTTTAAAATTCTCCCGGTTCAATGCCATCATTGGGTCCCAAGGGCGGCGAGACGCCCCTTGGCGTCGGCCAGTATGGGGATATCCGGATCTGCACCCTTCCAAAAGTGAAGAAAGCGCTCATAAGCTTCGGCGGCGGCACGGAAGTCGTTTTTCTCCTCGTACAGCAAGCCGAGACGGTAGTGAAACTGGATCATGTAGGGCGAGGAGCACCTCTCGGACTCCAGCGCCTTACGATAATATGCGATCGCATTGTCCTTATCCCCCACGAAAGCATAGGTCTCGGCAAGAGCCCCCATGTAGACGCGGTGGTATCTCCTGCGTGCAACAGACATGGCCTTTTCCAGAAAGGCAATAGCCTTCTCAGGATCTCCCCGGGCGCGGTCGAGCATTGCAACTAAAAATAAGTAGTCGGCATTCTCCTCCTGAGGTTTGCTGCTCGACGCGAGCAGCTCGTTGGCGACCTGCTCACCTTCCTCAAACCGTTTCATGCCGGCATAGGTCAGGCCGAGCCCTACCTTCGCGTCGATATTGGAGGGATCGATCGCGAGGGCGCGCTGGTATGCTTGCAGGGCCTGCTCATGGTTACCCCTCGAATGATGCAGATCCCCGAGGTAAATCCAGGTCCAATCGAAGTCCGGAAGGAGCTCGGAAGTTCGTTGTAGCTGAGCGATCGCCGCGCGATACCGACCCGACTTTTCGTAAGTGGCCGCCAGTTGAATGGCAGCCCTTGGGTGGAAGGGATCGAGACGCAAGGCTGTTTGATATTCGGCGATGGCTTCATCGAGTTGATCACGGTGATAGTAAACATCCGCGAGGCTGTCATGGCCATGGGCGTGACTAGGATTCAAAAGGAGGGCTCGTCTCATGGCGCCCTCCTCCTTATCCCAATCCTCCTTCATTTCGTAAACGTAACCAAGGGCAAAATGAGCCTCCGACAGGCGTTGGTCGATACCCAATGCTTTGAGCGCTGCTTCCTCGGCTTTGCCGAGCCAAATGGGGCTCTCGTCCCAGCCTCTAATGATGAGAAGCCCATAGCAGACGGAAAGGCCGGCGTAAGCCAGGGCATAATTCGGGTCCAGCTCCAGGGCTTTAAGATACATCTCGATGGCACCTCGGTGTCCTTCTCTTGTGTACTGATAGAAAAGATGCCTGCCGCGCGAATAGTAATCGTAGGCCTCGATGCTCCGAGTGGGAACGGCCGAGAGCTGGGCCTTCTCCGCCTCTGTGAGGTTGATCCTGAGAGCCTGTGCAATGCTCTCGGAGACCTCGTCTTGGATCGTGAAGAGGTCATCTAAGTTGCGATCATACGCTTCCGACCAGAGGTGAAAGCCGTCCACGGCGTTGATGAGCTGGGCCGTGATGCGGAGGCGAGTGCCGAGCTTGCGCACGCTGCCCTCAAGAACGGACCCGACTCCTAACTCCCGCCCTACATCCCGCGGGTCAATACCCTTTCCTTTGTAGCGGAAAACAGTGCTGCGGGAGGCGACTTTGAACTCCCGGATTTTGGAGAGACGAGTTAGGATCTCCTCGGTCATCCCGTCGCTAAAGTATTCATTCTCCGGGTCGGAACTCATGTTCTGGAACGGGAGGACGGCGACTGCTGCTCTTAAACCGGTTGGGGCTTCCGGACTCCTGGACTCAACCTCCCCCTCGCTGGGCACTAGATCGTAGATTCTGACCGGTTCCTTGATGTTGCGGAGCTGTCTCTCTCCAAGATCTCGGAACGAGAGCCCTTTCTGATTGCGGACCTGTTGGTAGATCTCGCCGGAGACGTAAACTCCTCCAGGAGGGGCGAGAAGCTGGATGCGGCTCGCGACATTGACTCCGCTGCCGAAGAGGCGCTCCTCTTCTTGCAAAAGGTCTCCGAGATGGACGCCGATCCGGAGCAGGAGCGGCTGGCGGCCTCCCTCGCGCTGGTTGCGGGCAGCGAGCTCTTTCTGGATGGCGACCGCGGCGCGGATGGCCTCTACGGCGCTGGCGAAGGCCGCAAAGAGACCGTCGCCGATGTTGTCGACGATTTCTCCCGAATGCTCTTTGATGGTCTTGTCGGCGATCTGCCGATATTCCCCGAGGAGCTGTAGAGCGTCAGCTTCGCTCTCCTCCATGAGCCGGCTATAACCAACCATGTCGCAGAACACTATGGCTGCGAGGCGCCTCTGAGTCTCGGGAGTTTTTTCAGACAATTTTTACGCCGCCGATCTTGCTCGCTCTTCTCTAGGGGCTGCACCACTCCTGGCTTTGGAGCAATGATGCGGATCCTCGCGGCATCGCGAGCATAGCGGATGCTACAGCGCGCAGGAAGCGCCCGTCAAGCAGATTTACAGGGTGTCAAATAAGTGATTGACGCAATTCCGTAAAGTAATATATAAGGTCTCACACGCCAAACCCGTCCCTATAACAAAGGAGGAGGACCATGCCTGATCAAAATCCAATCCAAGGACAAGAGGCGAAGAAAGTTTCGCGCCGGAGTATGCTCAAGGCGGCTGTCGTCGCGGGAGGCGCGGCGGCGCTCGGCTTCCCCATGATCGCCAGGGGGCAAACCGGGCCGATCTCGATGCGCTGGCAGAGCACCTGGCCGCAAAAGGACATCTTCCACGAGTATGCCCTCGACTTCGCCAAGAAGGTCAACGACATGACCGGCGGCGACTTGAAAATCGAAGTCCTGCCCGCCGGCGCGGTGGTGCCCGCCTTCCAGCTTCTCGACGCGGTGTCGAAAGGCACGCTCGACGGCGGGCACGGCGTGCTCGTCTACCACTACGGCAAGAGCAACGCGCTCGCCCTCTGGGGTTCGAGTCCCGCTTACGGAATGGACGCCAACATGCTGCTTGCCTGGCACAAGTACGGCGGCGGCAAGGAGCTGCTCAACAAGCTCTACGCCTCCATCGGCGCCAACGTCGTCTCCTTCCCGTACGGCCCGATGCCGACGCAGCCGCTCGGCTGGTACAAGAAGGTGGTCACGAAACCGGATGACTTCAAAGGCCTCAAGTTCCGCACCGTCGGCATCTCGATCGACCTGTTCCAGGGCATGGGGGCGGCGGTGAACGCGCTCCCCGGCGGCGAGATCGTGCCCGCGATGGACCGCGGCCTGATCGAGGCGGCGGAGTTCAACAACGCCTCTTCCGACCGCATCCTTGGCTTCCCCGATGTCTCCAAGATCTGCATGCTCCAGAGCTACCACCAAAACGCGGAGCAGTTCGAGATCACGTTCAACAAAACCAAGTTCGACGCGCTGCCGGACAAGATAAAGGCGATCATTGCATACGCGGTCGAGGCTGCCTCCCAAGACATGTCGTGGAAGGCGATCGACCGTTACTCGAAGGACTACATCGAGATGCAGACCAAAGATAAAGTCAGGTTCTACAAGACGCCGGACTCGGTCCTGCAGAAGCAGCTCGATATCTTCGACCAGGTCGTGGCGAAGAAATCGACCGACGTCCCCATGTTCAAGGAGATCGCCGAGTCACAGAGAAATTTCGCCGAACGTGCGGTGAAGTGGGACCTGGATACCAACGTCAGCCGCCGCATGGCCTATAACCACTACTTCGCAAAGAAGGCTGCCAAACCCGCTGCCCCGACGGCTAAGCCGGCTGCTCCGGCGGCGAAACCCGAGGCGCCGGCTGCAAAGCCCGAGGCCCCGGCCGCCAAGAAGGGCTAGCCGCCTGTGATCTAATCCCAGCCAGCACGCCAGCCATCAGCCTAAGGCTGATGGCTGGCGTCTTTTATCCGGCAATGAACGCCAAAGGAGTCATCCACACGATCGACGAGATCAGCTACTGGTCGGGCAAGGCCTCCGCATGGCTGATTGTAACGCTGACCTTTGTGGTCTCCGTCGAGGTCTTCAAGCGCTACATCCTGAACGCGCCGACCGCCTGGATCTTCGACTTCAACAATATGCTCTACGGCACGCTCTTCATGATGTGCGGCGCTTATACGCTGGCGCTCGGCGGCCACGTGCGCGCCGACTTCGTCTACATCTACCTGAAACCGCGCGGCCAGGCGGCGCTCGATCTGGCGCTGTACCTCTTGTTCTTCATCCCGGGCATCCTGGGCCTCATCTACGCCGGGTACGGCTACGCCGCCGACTCCTGGCGCATCGCGGAGCACTCGACCATAACCTCCGAGGGGCCGCCCGTTTACCACTTCAAATCAGTCATCCCGATCGCCGGCGCCCTGGTGATGCTCCAGGGACTGGGCGAGATCGTGCGCTGCATCGAGTGCCTACGCACCGGCGCGTGGCCGGCGCGGCTGGAAGACGTCGAAGAGATCGACGTAATCGATACCCAACTCTCGCACAGCGAATACGTCGACGAAGAGTCGCGCCGCGCCGCGATGGAGACGGCGCATGCGATCGACGAGGCCGCGCGCCACCGCAGCGTCATGGAGGAAGGCGTGATCCACGAGAGAGCGATCAAGGAGGACGAGCAGAAAAAGTCATGAGCGATCCGGCACTCGGCTTGACCATGCTTGGGCTCATCGTGATCGCGATCATGATGGGCTTTCCGACCGCCTTCACGCTCATGGGGCTGGGAATGATCTTCGGCTACCTCGCGTTCTGGGTCCCGGGCGGGCACTGGTACGACAACCGCATTTTCGACTTGATCGTGCAGCGGGCATACGGGGTCATGACCAACGACACATTGTTGTCGGTGCCGCTGTTCGTCTTCATGGGCTACATCATGGAGCGGGCTGCGCTGGTGGACCGCATGTTTCATAGCGTGCAGCTTGCATTTCGCCGCGTGCCCGCTTCGCTTGCGGTCACCACGCTTCTGGTTTGCGCCTTCTGGGGCATCGCCTCCGGCATCGTCGGCGCCGTCGTCGTCCTCATGGGCGTCATCGCGATGCGGCCGATGTTGAATGCGGGCTATGACGTCCGGCTCGCTTCCGGCGCGATCACGGCGGGCGGCACGCTCGGCATTCTTATTCCGCCTTCGGTCATGCTGATCGTCTATGCGGCGGTGGCCGGGCAGTCGATCGTGAAGCTTTATGCCGCAGCGATGTTCCCCGGCTTTTTTCTCACGTTCCTGTATCTAATCTATATCCTCGGCTGGGCAATGATCGATCCCAAGATCGCTCCCAAGCTGCCGCCGGACCAGTATCGCATTGCGGCCCCGGAGTGGCTCAAGCGGCTCGAACGCGGCCGGTCGCGTCGCGTATTCGGCGGCTTGCTTGCCGCGTTCGTCCGGCCCGGACTATTGAGAGGCGCGACAACACCGGACGGCCGCCCGGTCGGCTACGGTCTTATTGTCACTAACGTGCTCGCCCTCATGGTGCCCTTAGCGCTCACCGTGGGCACGTTCGCCGCAACCTGGTGGTACGTCGTGATCTATAACGCGCCGGCGGCGCAAAGCGTGGCTCTCTCGGAGCCGAAGGCTACGGGTATCACGACGCCGCCAACGGTGGCGCCCGCTCCAGCCGGCTCGGAGACGCCGCAAGATGCTTCGACGAGCTCAGCACAGGGCCTGGGTTCGGGGGAGGAAAAACCGCAGGAACTCGGCGAGGCGGAAACGATCGTGGCGAAGCCCGAGGGGACGCCGCGAGCAGAAGGCGCGCCGCCTGAAGAGATGACGTCCCTCGGAGAATCGAGGGCTCAATCGGGCGGAAGCAAAGTCCCGGCGCATTTCTACCAGTGGTTTTGGGGACTGGCCGCATTCTCCGCGCTTTTACTCGGGACCTACTATTGGCGCATGGACGGCGAGCAGTTCGAGATCTTGAAGGAGCTCACCGCCTCGGTCGTGCCGCTCGGCGTGCTTACCGTGGTCGTGCTCGCGGTCATCCTGTTCGGCATCTGCACCGCAACCGAGTCGGCGGCGGTCGGAGCTCTCGGCGCGCTCTATCTCGCAGTGATGGCCAAGTACCAGCGTCAGGTCTGGTGGTGGAGTTTAGTCGGAGCGATCATAGGCGTGGGGCTCGGATGGTGGGAGGGCGAGGACTTCGCTTCGCTGATCGTATCGGGTTCCCTGGGCGGAACCTTTTTGGGCACTGTCGTGCCCGGCCTGATAAACCTCAGAACCTCGCCGGAGCTTCGCGTAAACATGAAACAAGCTACGTTTCTCACGGCGAAGACCACCGCCATGGTCTGCTGGCTGTTTATCGGCTCGGCGCTTTTTTCCTCCGTGTTCGCGCTGCACGGCGGCCAGGGTCTGATCGAACGCTGGGTGCTCAGCATGAATCTCTCGCCGCTCGGCTTTCAGTTCGTGGCGCAGTTGATTATTTTCCTGCTTGGCTGGCCGCTCGAATGGACCGAGATCATCGTGATCTTCTGTCCGATCTTCATCCCGTTGCTCGGCCATTTTCAAATCGACCCGATCCTCTTCGGCACGATGGTCGCGGTGAATCTCCAAGCGGCGTTCCTGTCGCCGCCGGTGGCGATGTCGGCGTTCTACTTGAAGGGCGTCGCGCCGAAGCATGTCACGCTCAATCAAATCTTCGCCGGCATGATGCCGTACATGATCATCGTCTGCATCTGCCTCGTCTTCATGTACATCTGGCCGGGGATGACCCTCTGGCTCCCTGAATTCTTATATGGAGGGTAGCGCAGGCCCAACTCACGTCGCCATACTGCGTTCTCGGTCGTCGCCAATCCTCACGTACTTAACTACGTACGCTCCGGTTGGCTCCTCCCTGCGGCCTTGTCTGGCTCGCGATTTGGACCTGCGCGATACCACTGATCAGACATAGAAGAAGCAGAGGCATGGAACTCAAGAATCTACACTCGCTCTCGGCGTCAGAGGCGGCGCGGTTGATACGCGACGGCATCATTACCTCGGAGCAGCTCGTCGCGGCGTGTCTCGCGCACGTGCGCGAAGTGGACGAACAGGTGCAGGCCTGGACGTTTCTCGATCCGGACTACGCGCTCGCGCAAGCGCGCGCGGCGGATGAATTGCGCCTCTCCGGGCAGCCGATCGGGCCGTTGCACGGCGTGCCCGTCGGCGTCAAAGATATTTTCGACACCGCCGACATGCCAACCGAGAACGGCTCGGTGTTGCACGCGGGCCGCACGCCGTCGCGCGACGCCACAGTCGTCTCGCTGCTGCGCGCGGCGGGCGCGGTGATTATGGGCAAGACCGTGACGACGGAGTTCGCTTATTTCGCGCCGGGAAAGACGCGCAACCCGCACAACCCCGAGCACACGCCGGGCGGTTCTTCCAGCGGCTCGGCCGCGGCGGTCGCCACCGAGATGGTTCCGCTCGCGTTCGGCAGCCAGACGAACGGCTCGACGATTCGCCCTGCGGCGTTTTGCGGCGTCGTCGGCTTCAAGCCGACCTACGGAATGATTTCGCGCCACGGCGTGCTCATGCTCTCGCGAACGCTGGATCAGGTCGGCCTTTTCGCGCGGACGATTGAAGACATTGCCCTGCTCGCGGCAGAGATCACCGGCTACGACGAGCGCGATCCCGACACCCGCCCGCGAGCGCGCACGCCGTTCGTCGCAGTCGCGGCGGAAGAGCCGCCGCTGCCGCCGATGTTCGCGTTCGTGAAGACACCCTACTGGGAGCGCGCCGATCAAGAAACGAAGGAAGGATTCGCCGAGCTGACCGAGACTCTCGGCGACCGCGTCGAGGAGATCGAATTGTTTCCGTCGGCAGCCGAGGCGTGGGAGTGGCATCGCATCATCATGGAAGCCGAGATGGCGGTGAATCTGGAGCGGGAATACGAAAAAGGACGGGACCGCTTGTCGGAACCCCTGCGGGCGCTGATCGAGCGCGGCAAAGAAGTCCGCGCGGTTGACTATCAGCGCGCGCTCACCCGGATCGCGCCGATTCACGAAAGTTTCGTCGAGCTTTTCGAGCAGCGTTACGACGCGATCCTCACGCCCGCCGCTCCCGGTCCCGCGCCGAAAGGTCTCGCTTCGACCGGCGATCCTTCGTTCTGCACGCTCTGGACGCTCTGCGGCATGCCGGCTATAAGCCTCCCGCTCTTGGAAGCAGCAAACGGTTTGCCGATCGGAGTCCAGCTCGTCGGCCCGCGAAACGGCGACGCACGACTCTTGCGCACCTCCCGCTGGCTCGCCGCCCGTGTCGCCTCGCCGGACCGATAAGCGTCGCATCCCGCCCTTCGGGGGCTGGGTTCGCGCTTTGACATTCTCTATATTTAGCGCGAGACTTGCTCCGAGGTCCGCGCGCGGACTGCTAGTTTCTTCTCCCATCCGGGCCTCCGGCATTGTCATCGCCGTGGCGGTTCCAGCTTCTTATATTTTCGCCTTTTTAAGTTAATCTTCTTTGGATCGCGGCTCCCAACAGCAGGGAGCGCATCAAAACGCCGGTTGTTATCGGAGCGGCAAAGGAGGTCTTCGATGAAAACAGACCGCTTCAAAATCTCATCTGTCGCGGCTGTTCTTTTCGCCGTTGTCTTTTTGTCTTACGCACCGGCTCTGCCGCAGATGCCGTATTATCAGGGTAAGACCATTACCATCGTTCACGGTCGCGATCCCGGCGGCACCGGCGATCTCAGGGTGAGAGCCATGCTTCCCTTCCTGCAGAAATATATTCCGGGGAATCCGACCATTGTTAACGAGTATATGCCCGGCGGCGGCAGCCGGAAGGCCGCAAATCACGTCTACAGATCAGTCCGCCCTGACGGGCTTATTATCGGAAACCTCGGCCTCGGCATGGTTTCTTTCGCTCTCCTTGGAGAAGCGGGCGTATTATACGATCTCGACAAGTTTTTCTATCTGGGTTCACCCTTCAGCAGCCATCACGCGATCTTCGTAACCCGCAAGGAGGCAGGTCTGAGCAGCCTGGAAAAACTCCGAGCTGCCG is a genomic window of Candidatus Binatia bacterium containing:
- a CDS encoding TRAP transporter large permease subunit is translated as MSDPALGLTMLGLIVIAIMMGFPTAFTLMGLGMIFGYLAFWVPGGHWYDNRIFDLIVQRAYGVMTNDTLLSVPLFVFMGYIMERAALVDRMFHSVQLAFRRVPASLAVTTLLVCAFWGIASGIVGAVVVLMGVIAMRPMLNAGYDVRLASGAITAGGTLGILIPPSVMLIVYAAVAGQSIVKLYAAAMFPGFFLTFLYLIYILGWAMIDPKIAPKLPPDQYRIAAPEWLKRLERGRSRRVFGGLLAAFVRPGLLRGATTPDGRPVGYGLIVTNVLALMVPLALTVGTFAATWWYVVIYNAPAAQSVALSEPKATGITTPPTVAPAPAGSETPQDASTSSAQGLGSGEEKPQELGEAETIVAKPEGTPRAEGAPPEEMTSLGESRAQSGGSKVPAHFYQWFWGLAAFSALLLGTYYWRMDGEQFEILKELTASVVPLGVLTVVVLAVILFGICTATESAAVGALGALYLAVMAKYQRQVWWWSLVGAIIGVGLGWWEGEDFASLIVSGSLGGTFLGTVVPGLINLRTSPELRVNMKQATFLTAKTTAMVCWLFIGSALFSSVFALHGGQGLIERWVLSMNLSPLGFQFVAQLIIFLLGWPLEWTEIIVIFCPIFIPLLGHFQIDPILFGTMVAVNLQAAFLSPPVAMSAFYLKGVAPKHVTLNQIFAGMMPYMIIVCICLVFMYIWPGMTLWLPEFLYGG
- a CDS encoding amidase, translating into MELKNLHSLSASEAARLIRDGIITSEQLVAACLAHVREVDEQVQAWTFLDPDYALAQARAADELRLSGQPIGPLHGVPVGVKDIFDTADMPTENGSVLHAGRTPSRDATVVSLLRAAGAVIMGKTVTTEFAYFAPGKTRNPHNPEHTPGGSSSGSAAAVATEMVPLAFGSQTNGSTIRPAAFCGVVGFKPTYGMISRHGVLMLSRTLDQVGLFARTIEDIALLAAEITGYDERDPDTRPRARTPFVAVAAEEPPLPPMFAFVKTPYWERADQETKEGFAELTETLGDRVEEIELFPSAAEAWEWHRIIMEAEMAVNLEREYEKGRDRLSEPLRALIERGKEVRAVDYQRALTRIAPIHESFVELFEQRYDAILTPAAPGPAPKGLASTGDPSFCTLWTLCGMPAISLPLLEAANGLPIGVQLVGPRNGDARLLRTSRWLAARVASPDR